A region of the Candidatus Polarisedimenticolaceae bacterium genome:
ATCGCCCAGTGGAGGAGCGGCCTGTAGGTGCGGTGGATCCCGCGCTGCATCCAGCGGAGAAAGACGTTCCCTTCCGGATCCTCCCGCCCCGTGAGCACGCGGCTGGCGAGGAACGGGACGATCGTCAGCGCCACCACCATCGACGCGAGGACGGTGTAGACGACGGTGGCGGGGAGGCTCCGGATGTATTGCCCCGGCGTCCCCGGAAGGGCGAGCAGCGGCAGGAACGCGAAGAGCAGGGTCGCGGTGGTGCCGACGACGGCGACGCCGATCTGCTTCGTCGCGCCGATCGCCGCCTCGACGGGGCCCGCGCCCTCGCGGCGGAAACGGGCGATGTTCTCGACGACGACGATCGAGTCGTCCACGAGCAGTCCGAGCGCGATCACGAAGCCGACGATCGAGAGCTGATTGAGGCTGAACCCCGTGAAGTGGAGCAGGGCCAGGCCGATCGCCAGCGACAGCGGGATCGACACCATCACGAGCCCCGACGCGCGAAGGCCGAGGGGAAGCAGCGTGACGAGCACGAGGGCGATCGCGATCAGGAAGTCGCGCTCGAGGGAACCGAGGCGGTGGGCGACGTTGAGCGACTGGTCGAAGCCGACCTCGAGGCGGACGTCGCCGGGGAGCCTTTCGCGGAACGCCTGAACCTCGGCGAGCAGCGCGTCGCGCACGTGGAAGATGTTCTGGCCGTCGCGTTGCGTGGCCGTCACGAAGATCGCGCGCTCGCCGTCGTAGCGGCCGAAGTACTCGCGGTCCTCGTAGTCCCAGGCCACCGTCGCGACGTCGCGCAGCCGGACGACCGAGGTCCCGTTCCCGGACAGCGGCGTGAGGGAGATCTCCTCGATCGAGGCGTAGTTCCCGCTGGTCTTGAGGTTCAGCCGGCGCCGGCCGAGCTCGACCGCGCCTCCGGGGAGGTTCGCGTTGTCGCCGCGGATCGCCTCGAGCACGCGGCCGACCGGGATCCGCAGCTGCGCGAGGCGCTGCAGGTCGAGCGAGACCCGGACCTGTCGGGAGGGGAAGGCCCAGGTCTTCGCGTTCTTCACGCCGGGGGTCGCCTCGAGGCGCTTGCGCAGCGCCTCGCCGAGGTCGTCGAGCCGGCGGTACGACGCCTCCTCGGAGACGAGGGCGAGCTGGAGGATCGCGACGTTGGTCGTCTCGAACTTCTCGACGTCGAGACTCGTCAACTCGTCCGGGAGGTCGGCGCGCTCCTGGTTCACCTGGCGCAGGACCTCGTCGAACTTCTCGTCGGGGTCGGTGTCCGCCTCGAACTCGACCTGCAGGACGGCGACGCCGTCCTCGATCTTCGCCTCGAGCTTCCTGAGGTCGTCGAGCTCCTTGAGGGCGTCTTCGAGCGGGCGGACGACCAGCTGCTCGAGGTCGATCTGCGTCGCCCCGGGATACACCGCGATCACGGTGAAGTTCGAGTTGGGGAACGACGGGTCCTCCGCCCGCGGGATGGAAAGCCAGGCGCCCACGCCGATCGCGACCAGCAGCAGCGCCCCGAGGATCGTCAGCGACCCGTTCCGGACGGCGTATTCGGCGACCTTCACCGGGAGGCCTCGCCGGCGACGCGGACCGTCGATCCGTCTCGAAGGTACTCGGCGCCGACCACGACGATGCGGGCGCCCGGATCGAGGGGGGTGGCGAGGATCGCACGGTCGCCCGAGAGCCCCGCGGTGCGCACCGCCACGCGCTTGACGGTGGAAGCCGCCTCGTCGTGGACGAAGACCCAGCCTTCGGCCCCGTTCCCCTCGACGAGCGCCGAGAGGGGGATCGAGGAGCGCCGCTCGCCGGCGGAGCGCCGCACGAGGACGGTGCCGACGTCGCCGGAGCGCACCCCTTCGGGGAGCGAGCGCAGCTCGATCTCGACGGTCGTCGTACGGGTCGCCGCGTCGGCCGCCTCGTGGATCCGCGCGATCGCGCCGGAGGCCGCGTCGGACCGGCCGGGGAAGACGACCGAGGCGCCGTCGCCGACGCGCACGCGCGCGGCGTCGGCCTGGGAGAGGCCCGCGCGGACGACGAATCCCCCCGCTTCGGCGGCGAAGAGGAGCACCGCGCTCCCCGACCCGATCTCCTGCCCCGGCTCCGCGAGCCGGCGCAGGATGACGCCGTCCGAGGGCGCCTCGATCACCGAGTGCCGGCGGTTGAACTCCGCGATGCGAAGGGCCGCCTCGGCCTGCTCGACCCCGGTCCCGGCGTCCTGCACCTGCTCGAGGGTCGCGACGCGGTCGGCCTGGAGGCTCTGCACGCGGGCGAGGTCGCGACGGGCCTTCTCGAGGGCGCTTCGCGCCTGGGCGACGCGCGCGTCGATCTCGTCGAGGGCGAGGGAGGCCAGCACCTGGCCCCGTCGGACGGCGTCTCCCTCGCGGGCGCGGACCGAGGCGACGATCCCGCCGGTCCGGAACGCGAGCGGGGTCTCGAGGCGGCGGCTGACGACCCCGGGGGCGCGCACGATCTCGGTGTCCGCGGCGGCGCCGACCGACGCGAGCTCGACGATCGGGAGAATCGGCGTCGGCGCGGCGACGTCGGAGCCGCAGCCGGCGGCGGCGAGCGGCAGGGCGAGCAGGAACGGCGCGCAACGGGAGTTCACGGCATCTCCTCGGTGGCGGTCGCCCGCATCAGGCGGGCGATCGCGATGAGCCGCTCGGTGCGGCGGATCACCAGTCGCAACTCGGCTTCGGTGCGTTCCTGGCGGGCGTCGAGCACGCCGAGGAAGTTGAGGACGCCTTCGTGTTGCCGGCGGTCGGCGATCTCGAAGGACCGGGCGGCGGCGGTCACCCGCGACCTCGCCGCCTCGACGGCGGCGGAAGCGGCCGCGGCCTCGTCGCGCGCCTCGCGGATCTGGAGGTCGATCCGCGACGCCGTCTCCTCGCGCTCGACCTCGAGCTTGCGCCGTTCGAGCTCGGCCTGGCGGATGCGGCTGCGCCGCTCGGCGCCGTCGAACAAGACCCAGGACGCGACGAGCGAAGCCTGCGAGAAACGCGTCCGCTCTCCCGGGCCGTACCCGCTTCCCTCGATGCCGGCGTCGGCGGCGAAGGCGACGGTGGGGAACAGGCGCGCACGCTCCGCCAGTCGCCCGGACTCCGCCGCGTCGACGGCGTGGCCGAGCGCGGCCAGCTCCTCGCGCCGGGCGCCGTCGGGCTCGCCGCCGGCGGCCCAACCTTCCATCTCGCGCTCGTAGGCGGTCAGCGCCTCCGCCTCGATCGGCTCCAGGGGCGTGCCGAGGGGACGATTCATCAGGAAGTTCACGTACGACCGCGCGACGTCGGCCTGTTTGGCGGCGTGGATGCGTTGCTCGCGCACCGCGGCGACCTCGGCCTCGGCGCGCAGCGGGGCGTCTTCGGTCACCTTGTCGTTGCGGAACAGGCTGCGCTGCACGCGGGCG
Encoded here:
- a CDS encoding TolC family protein, which produces MIQLLLAVALAPAPPEPLRGYLEIARDSNLAFRREAIDVEVARERLNEARSFLLPRLEASARYSVASGGRTIDIPVGDLVNPVYATLNDLLVAGGGDAAFGTVGNQSIELLRPHEQETFVRIVQPLWRPEIARGIEAKRSELASREAQLGAFARELDLEVRTAYFRWIAAEAAIGILDGAQALVDENARVQRSLFRNDKVTEDAPLRAEAEVAAVREQRIHAAKQADVARSYVNFLMNRPLGTPLEPIEAEALTAYEREMEGWAAGGEPDGARREELAALGHAVDAAESGRLAERARLFPTVAFAADAGIEGSGYGPGERTRFSQASLVASWVLFDGAERRSRIRQAELERRKLEVEREETASRIDLQIREARDEAAAASAAVEAARSRVTAAARSFEIADRRQHEGVLNFLGVLDARQERTEAELRLVIRRTERLIAIARLMRATATEEMP
- a CDS encoding efflux RND transporter permease subunit; the encoded protein is MKVAEYAVRNGSLTILGALLLVAIGVGAWLSIPRAEDPSFPNSNFTVIAVYPGATQIDLEQLVVRPLEDALKELDDLRKLEAKIEDGVAVLQVEFEADTDPDEKFDEVLRQVNQERADLPDELTSLDVEKFETTNVAILQLALVSEEASYRRLDDLGEALRKRLEATPGVKNAKTWAFPSRQVRVSLDLQRLAQLRIPVGRVLEAIRGDNANLPGGAVELGRRRLNLKTSGNYASIEEISLTPLSGNGTSVVRLRDVATVAWDYEDREYFGRYDGERAIFVTATQRDGQNIFHVRDALLAEVQAFRERLPGDVRLEVGFDQSLNVAHRLGSLERDFLIAIALVLVTLLPLGLRASGLVMVSIPLSLAIGLALLHFTGFSLNQLSIVGFVIALGLLVDDSIVVVENIARFRREGAGPVEAAIGATKQIGVAVVGTTATLLFAFLPLLALPGTPGQYIRSLPATVVYTVLASMVVALTIVPFLASRVLTGREDPEGNVFLRWMQRGIHRTYRPLLHWAMRHRLATVGIAGLLFAGSLALLPAIGFSLFPKAGLPQFLVRIEAPEGTSIAAVDAIAKEVERRVLETPGIRNVMTSVGRGNPQIYYNVVPKNRKANVSELFCAIEHYDPKTSPAVLDGLRGRLADIPGARILVKEFENGPPIAAPIAIRILGDDLDGLARVAADVATILRETPGTDQVDNPLRVRKTDLRLEIDRDAAALLGVPLLEIDRMTRLAVAGLVVSRFREADGDEHDIRLTVPHGERQDLSGFDALQVGTLGGAYVPIRQVAELKFESTPVRIERHNRQRAVTVTAEVLRGYNTDRL
- a CDS encoding efflux RND transporter periplasmic adaptor subunit, with the translated sequence MNSRCAPFLLALPLAAAGCGSDVAAPTPILPIVELASVGAAADTEIVRAPGVVSRRLETPLAFRTGGIVASVRAREGDAVRRGQVLASLALDEIDARVAQARSALEKARRDLARVQSLQADRVATLEQVQDAGTGVEQAEAALRIAEFNRRHSVIEAPSDGVILRRLAEPGQEIGSGSAVLLFAAEAGGFVVRAGLSQADAARVRVGDGASVVFPGRSDAASGAIARIHEAADAATRTTTVEIELRSLPEGVRSGDVGTVLVRRSAGERRSSIPLSALVEGNGAEGWVFVHDEAASTVKRVAVRTAGLSGDRAILATPLDPGARIVVVGAEYLRDGSTVRVAGEASR